Proteins encoded within one genomic window of Streptomyces sp. NBC_00523:
- a CDS encoding TetR/AcrR family transcriptional regulator, with protein MPTGVHLRDARQQLFDAAERVLLRDGAGGLTSRAVTDEAGCAKGVLHRHFADFDAFLAELVLDRAAELDARARTLGESAGTGTVAGNLTDALTGLFGPVPVAIIPLITFRDELRARLREATPGGGIAVLAQIAAAVSGYLTEERALGRVSAGADIDSLTLSLVGGGHLLFADREDPGPPDAAAVGKLVATVLADVVRG; from the coding sequence GTGCCGACCGGAGTGCACCTTCGCGACGCCCGGCAGCAGCTGTTCGACGCCGCCGAGCGCGTCCTGCTGCGGGACGGCGCGGGCGGGCTGACCAGCAGGGCCGTCACCGACGAGGCGGGCTGCGCCAAGGGCGTCCTGCACCGGCACTTCGCCGACTTCGACGCCTTCCTCGCCGAGCTTGTGCTCGACCGGGCCGCCGAACTCGACGCGCGGGCGCGGACGCTGGGCGAGAGCGCCGGCACCGGGACCGTGGCCGGCAATCTCACCGACGCGCTGACCGGCCTTTTCGGGCCCGTGCCGGTGGCGATCATCCCCCTGATCACCTTCCGGGACGAGCTGCGCGCGCGGCTGCGGGAGGCGACGCCCGGGGGCGGCATCGCGGTCCTCGCCCAGATCGCGGCCGCCGTCTCCGGCTACCTCACCGAGGAGCGCGCGCTGGGCCGGGTGTCGGCCGGTGCCGACATCGACTCGCTCACCCTGTCCCTGGTCGGGGGCGGGCATCTGCTCTTCGCGGACCGGGAGGACCCCGGGCCGCCGGACGCGGCGGCGGTCGGCAAGCTGGTGGCCACGGTGCTCGCGGACGTCGTACGGGGGTGA
- a CDS encoding class I SAM-dependent methyltransferase, with translation MPTLPREQPGPPSQPHHARRTAESFGTDARRYDEARPAYPDDLVARIVAGSPGPDVLDVGCGTGIAARQFRAAGCAVLGVEPDARMADLARGHGVGVEVATFEAWDPAGRMFDAVTAAQSWHWVDPAVGAGKAARVLRPGGRLAVFGHVFEPPAEVAEPFAAAFRRVAPDSPFSVQPARRPLDAYRAGYAKTAEQIGATGHFRAPEQWRFDWERPYTRDQWLDLLPTTGGLTRLRPEQLTEILTAVGEAIDALGGGFTMRYVTLATTAVRVGKS, from the coding sequence ATGCCCACTCTACCGCGAGAGCAGCCCGGTCCCCCGTCGCAGCCCCATCACGCCCGCCGGACCGCCGAGTCCTTCGGCACGGACGCCCGGCGCTACGACGAGGCCCGCCCCGCCTATCCCGACGACCTGGTGGCCCGGATCGTCGCCGGGAGCCCCGGGCCGGACGTGCTCGACGTCGGCTGCGGTACCGGGATCGCGGCCCGCCAGTTCCGGGCGGCCGGCTGCGCGGTGCTCGGGGTCGAACCGGACGCCCGGATGGCGGACTTGGCGCGCGGGCACGGCGTCGGGGTCGAGGTGGCGACCTTCGAGGCGTGGGACCCGGCGGGCCGGATGTTCGACGCGGTGACCGCCGCCCAGTCGTGGCACTGGGTGGATCCGGCGGTGGGCGCCGGGAAGGCGGCCCGGGTGCTGCGGCCGGGCGGGCGCCTGGCGGTCTTCGGGCATGTCTTCGAGCCGCCCGCCGAGGTGGCGGAGCCGTTCGCGGCAGCCTTCCGCCGGGTGGCCCCGGACTCGCCGTTCAGCGTCCAGCCGGCCCGGCGCCCGCTGGACGCGTACCGGGCGGGGTACGCGAAGACCGCCGAACAGATCGGCGCGACCGGGCACTTCCGCGCACCGGAGCAGTGGCGGTTCGACTGGGAGCGCCCCTACACCCGGGACCAGTGGCTGGACCTGCTCCCGACGACGGGCGGCCTCACCCGGCTCCGCCCCGAGCAGCTGACGGAGATCCTGACGGCCGTGGGCGAGGCCATCGACGCGCTCGGCGGCGGCTTCACGATGCGGTACGTCACCCTGGCGACGACCGCCGTGCGCGTCGGGAAGAGCTAG
- a CDS encoding acyl-CoA dehydrogenase family protein: MVTENTPAAGYVQPEIDVPGLTRVLDGDYAGIRDLVRSNLVAYASVLEEAEELGIDAYRERVRQIVVEMAATGQTGMGFPEEYGGGGDVGASIAAFETLAFGDLSVLVKVGVQFGLFGGAILQLGTERHHRAYLPDLITGRLMGCFAMTETGHGSDVQSLGTVARYDPGTQEFVLTTPGDEACKDYIGNAARHAELAVVFAQLEVAGKAEGVHAFVVRVRQDGEVAPGVRIEDDGRKMGLNGVDNGRIRFDGVRVPREALLNRFADVTAEGVYESPIENPGRRFFTMLGTLVQGRVSVAGAGVGAAKVALAVATKYAVRRRQFAAAPDTEEQLLLDYGLHQRRLLPLLARTYALHFAQDAVRTQLHDVFSGTGDDPQARRLLESRAAGTKALATWHATRVVQECREACGGAGYLSVNRFAALKADSDIFTTFEGDNHVLLQLVAKGLLTHYASEFEDLDQLGTVRHVAGLAVETVLEKTSAHKLLERVRDLLPGGDEWDREAGLLDPEYQLAMVRFREEHMLAGVARRLKRGMDAHEDPGAVFSRVQDHVIAVARAHVERLVLEAFTDRVHALPDGGDKEALRLLCDLFALSVIEADRAWFMEHGRLTVQRSKAISREVNDLCRKVRPLAVDLVDAWGIPDEMLRAPDLVG; encoded by the coding sequence ATGGTCACTGAGAACACGCCCGCTGCCGGATACGTACAGCCCGAGATCGACGTACCGGGGCTGACCCGGGTGCTCGACGGGGACTACGCCGGGATCCGGGATCTCGTACGGAGCAATCTGGTCGCGTACGCCTCCGTGCTGGAGGAGGCCGAGGAGCTCGGCATCGACGCGTATCGCGAGCGGGTGCGGCAGATCGTGGTCGAGATGGCCGCGACCGGGCAGACCGGGATGGGGTTCCCGGAGGAGTACGGCGGGGGCGGTGACGTCGGGGCGTCCATCGCCGCGTTCGAGACGCTCGCCTTCGGGGATCTGTCCGTGCTGGTCAAGGTGGGCGTGCAGTTCGGGCTCTTCGGCGGCGCGATCCTCCAGCTGGGCACCGAGCGCCACCACCGGGCGTATCTGCCGGACCTGATCACCGGGCGCCTGATGGGGTGCTTCGCGATGACCGAGACCGGGCACGGCTCCGACGTGCAGTCGCTCGGGACGGTCGCGCGGTACGACCCCGGCACCCAGGAGTTCGTCCTGACCACCCCGGGCGACGAGGCGTGCAAGGACTACATCGGCAACGCCGCCCGCCACGCGGAGCTCGCGGTCGTCTTCGCCCAGCTGGAGGTGGCCGGGAAGGCCGAGGGCGTGCACGCCTTCGTCGTACGGGTCCGGCAGGACGGCGAAGTGGCGCCCGGCGTCCGGATCGAGGACGACGGGCGCAAGATGGGCCTCAACGGCGTCGACAACGGCCGCATCCGCTTCGACGGGGTGCGCGTGCCACGCGAGGCGCTGCTCAACCGGTTCGCCGACGTCACCGCCGAGGGCGTCTACGAGAGCCCCATCGAGAACCCCGGACGGCGGTTCTTCACCATGCTCGGCACCCTCGTGCAGGGCCGGGTCAGCGTCGCCGGAGCCGGAGTCGGCGCGGCCAAGGTCGCCCTTGCCGTCGCCACCAAGTACGCCGTGCGGCGACGGCAGTTCGCGGCCGCCCCGGACACGGAGGAGCAGCTGCTCCTCGACTACGGACTGCACCAGCGCCGCCTGCTGCCGCTCCTCGCCCGTACGTACGCGCTGCACTTCGCGCAGGACGCCGTACGCACCCAGCTGCACGACGTCTTCTCGGGCACCGGGGACGACCCGCAGGCCCGGCGCCTCCTGGAGTCCCGGGCCGCCGGCACCAAGGCGCTCGCCACCTGGCACGCCACCCGGGTCGTCCAGGAGTGCCGCGAGGCGTGCGGCGGCGCCGGCTACCTCAGCGTCAACCGGTTCGCCGCGCTCAAGGCCGACAGCGACATCTTCACCACGTTCGAGGGTGACAACCACGTCCTGCTCCAGCTCGTCGCCAAGGGTCTGCTCACCCATTACGCGAGTGAGTTCGAGGACCTGGACCAGCTCGGGACCGTCCGCCACGTCGCCGGGCTCGCCGTCGAGACGGTCCTGGAGAAGACCTCCGCCCACAAGCTCCTGGAGCGGGTACGGGACCTGCTGCCGGGCGGCGACGAGTGGGACCGGGAGGCCGGGCTGCTCGACCCGGAATACCAGCTCGCCATGGTCCGCTTCCGCGAGGAGCACATGCTCGCCGGGGTGGCGCGCAGGCTCAAGCGCGGAATGGACGCGCACGAAGACCCGGGCGCCGTCTTCTCCCGCGTCCAGGACCACGTCATCGCCGTCGCCCGCGCCCACGTGGAACGGCTCGTCCTGGAGGCGTTCACGGACCGGGTGCACGCCCTGCCCGACGGCGGCGACAAGGAGGCGCTGCGCCTGCTGTGCGACCTCTTCGCGCTCTCCGTCATCGAGGCGGACCGGGCCTGGTTCATGGAGCACGGCCGGCTGACCGTCCAGCGCTCCAAGGCGATCAGCCGCGAGGTGAACGACCTCTGCCGCAAGGTCCGGCCGCTCGCGGTGGACCTCGTGGACGCCTGGGGCATCCCGGACGAGATGCTGCGCGCCCCGGACCTGGTGGGCTAG
- a CDS encoding DNA gyrase subunit B → MDEKVTTYEESDIQVLYGAAAFRKRPGMYIGSTGPRGLHVLVYEIADRPVNGTPAGRAASVDITLTADGGVRVADDVAGEADGPGLEARLTRTGPGTGFRGRDRVLLGGFGVGPAVVNALSRRMTAEVRYDGVRWAQEYARGAAVTPLTETGTTARNGTVITFWPDADIFGSAECSADALEERLRELAFLNPGLDLSLTDRRRPDEARSARMCFPGGTRDFVGFLDGHEAAHSDGHEAAHSPGDTIAFAHEDSRMAGVMALAFRWCDRPGERVRSFANSRATPSGTHVAGFRDGVAAAVSAYARGGGLLAPMDPDVPADRVGEGLTAVVSVKLDRPEFLGAIRERLGNDEARACVARAVREHLGRWLREDSERAAAVVGRIVAGSRTRGVPGPVA, encoded by the coding sequence GTGGACGAGAAGGTCACCACGTACGAGGAGAGCGACATCCAGGTGCTGTACGGGGCGGCCGCATTCCGCAAGCGGCCCGGAATGTACATCGGCTCGACCGGCCCGCGCGGCCTGCACGTCCTGGTCTACGAGATCGCGGACCGGCCGGTGAACGGGACGCCGGCCGGAAGGGCCGCCTCCGTCGACATCACCCTGACCGCGGACGGTGGCGTGCGGGTCGCCGACGACGTGGCGGGGGAGGCCGACGGCCCCGGACTCGAAGCCCGGCTCACCCGTACAGGGCCCGGAACAGGATTCCGGGGCCGTGACCGTGTGCTGCTCGGTGGCTTCGGCGTGGGGCCCGCCGTCGTCAACGCGCTGTCGCGCCGGATGACGGCCGAGGTGCGGTACGACGGGGTCCGGTGGGCGCAGGAGTACGCGCGCGGTGCCGCCGTCACCCCGCTCACCGAGACGGGCACAACGGCCCGGAACGGCACCGTGATCACGTTCTGGCCCGACGCCGACATCTTCGGGTCCGCCGAGTGCTCGGCCGACGCGCTGGAGGAACGGTTGCGGGAACTGGCCTTCCTGAACCCGGGCCTGGACCTCTCCCTGACCGATCGGCGCCGCCCGGACGAGGCCCGTTCGGCGCGTATGTGCTTCCCCGGCGGCACGCGTGACTTCGTCGGCTTCCTCGACGGCCACGAGGCGGCGCACAGCGACGGCCACGAGGCGGCGCACAGCCCCGGCGACACCATCGCCTTCGCGCACGAGGACTCCCGCATGGCCGGGGTGATGGCCCTGGCCTTCCGCTGGTGCGACCGTCCGGGGGAGCGGGTGCGGAGCTTCGCCAACAGCCGGGCGACTCCCTCGGGCACCCATGTGGCGGGCTTCCGTGACGGAGTGGCAGCCGCGGTCAGTGCGTACGCACGCGGGGGCGGGCTCCTCGCGCCCATGGACCCCGACGTACCCGCCGACCGCGTCGGCGAGGGGCTGACGGCTGTCGTGTCCGTGAAGCTCGACCGTCCCGAGTTCCTGGGTGCCATCCGCGAGCGGCTGGGCAACGACGAAGCGCGGGCGTGCGTCGCGCGGGCGGTGCGGGAGCACCTGGGCCGGTGGCTGAGGGAGGATTCCGAACGGGCCGCGGCCGTCGTCGGCCGGATCGTCGCGGGCTCCCGCACCCGGGGCGTGCCCGGCCCGGTCGCTTGA
- a CDS encoding DHA2 family efflux MFS transporter permease subunit, which yields MTTLQKNESSPPGGGGGASSDKLDSKVLLVAGVVVLGGIMSILDITVVSVGLQTFQKEFEATSAQVAWTMTGYTLALASVIPLTGWAADRFGTKRLYLLAVALFAAGSALCAAANSLEMLVAFRVIQGLGGGMLMPLGMTILTRAAGPERVGRVMAVLGIPMLLGPIFGPILGGWLIDIASWHWIFLINLPIGAIALVYAALVLPKDNVEPSETFDWVGVLLLSPGLASFLYGVSSIPETGTVWAAKVLIPAIIGLVLVAAFVPWALRPANIHPLIDLRLFQNRDLSVAVIAMSLFAMAFFGASLLFPLYFQQVRGESALDSGVLLAPQGIGAMITMPIAGMLADRIGPGKIVITGIVVITVGMGMFTQLTADTSYAYIITALFIMGLGMGASMMPIMASALATLREHTVARGSTLMNIVQQVAASIGTALFSVLLTNGLKDITARTPAGIKDQMGDAFASVFLVAAILIAVCLVPALLLPRRKVKAADPTAMVGH from the coding sequence ATGACCACGTTGCAGAAGAATGAGTCGAGCCCTCCGGGGGGAGGTGGCGGCGCCTCCAGCGACAAGCTGGACAGCAAGGTCCTCCTCGTGGCCGGAGTGGTCGTGCTCGGCGGGATCATGTCGATCCTGGACATCACCGTGGTCTCGGTCGGACTGCAGACGTTCCAGAAGGAGTTCGAGGCCACCTCGGCCCAGGTCGCCTGGACGATGACCGGCTACACGCTGGCCCTGGCGAGCGTCATCCCGCTCACCGGCTGGGCGGCGGACAGGTTCGGGACAAAACGTCTCTATCTGCTCGCGGTCGCGCTGTTCGCGGCCGGGTCGGCGCTGTGTGCCGCGGCCAACTCGCTGGAGATGCTGGTCGCCTTCCGGGTGATCCAGGGCCTGGGTGGCGGCATGCTGATGCCGCTCGGTATGACGATCCTGACGCGTGCGGCCGGCCCCGAGCGGGTCGGCCGGGTGATGGCCGTGCTCGGCATTCCGATGCTCCTCGGCCCCATCTTCGGCCCCATTCTGGGCGGTTGGCTGATCGACATCGCCTCCTGGCACTGGATCTTCCTGATCAACCTGCCGATCGGCGCGATCGCGCTCGTGTACGCGGCGCTGGTGCTGCCCAAGGACAATGTGGAGCCGTCCGAGACCTTCGACTGGGTGGGCGTGCTGCTGCTCTCGCCCGGCCTCGCGTCCTTCCTGTACGGCGTCTCCTCCATCCCGGAGACCGGCACCGTCTGGGCCGCCAAGGTGCTCATACCCGCGATCATCGGTCTGGTGCTCGTCGCCGCGTTCGTACCGTGGGCGCTGCGGCCCGCCAACATCCACCCGCTCATCGATCTGCGGCTCTTCCAGAACCGTGACCTGAGCGTCGCGGTGATCGCCATGTCGCTGTTCGCCATGGCGTTCTTCGGCGCCAGCCTGCTGTTCCCGCTCTACTTCCAGCAGGTGCGCGGGGAGTCGGCGCTCGACTCGGGCGTGCTGCTCGCCCCGCAGGGCATCGGCGCGATGATCACCATGCCGATCGCCGGGATGCTCGCCGACCGCATCGGCCCCGGCAAGATCGTGATCACCGGCATCGTGGTCATCACCGTCGGCATGGGCATGTTCACGCAGCTCACCGCCGACACGTCCTACGCGTACATCATCACCGCGCTCTTCATCATGGGCCTCGGCATGGGTGCCTCGATGATGCCGATCATGGCCTCGGCGCTGGCCACCCTGAGGGAGCACACGGTCGCCCGTGGCTCGACCCTGATGAACATCGTCCAGCAGGTCGCCGCCTCCATCGGCACCGCCCTGTTCTCGGTGCTCCTCACCAACGGCCTCAAGGACATCACCGCGAGGACCCCGGCCGGCATCAAGGACCAGATGGGCGACGCGTTCGCCTCGGTGTTCCTGGTGGCGGCCATCCTCATCGCGGTCTGCCTCGTCCCCGCCCTGCTGCTGCCCCGCAGGAAGGTCAAGGCGGCGGACCCGACCGCAATGGTCGGCCACTGA
- a CDS encoding TetR/AcrR family transcriptional regulator encodes MHLRDRVALAILDAAAMLLARRGESVSMADVAAAAGVGRTTLYRHFPSRETLLDALSQEACAELIGKLADAGLDRVTVPEGVARVSRIAMGQAAKYQALMCIHGKPAMPDDTARRLMEPLTALFVRGSADGTWRTDLGPDTLLDLYSALLQGALGQALHAKLGVEPAAAAVTSVFMHGAGTRRPVNENLVNSPSPAGF; translated from the coding sequence GTGCACCTTCGCGATCGCGTCGCGCTCGCGATCCTCGACGCCGCAGCGATGCTGCTCGCCCGGCGGGGCGAGAGCGTCAGCATGGCGGACGTCGCGGCGGCCGCCGGGGTGGGCCGCACCACTCTGTACCGCCACTTCCCCAGCCGCGAGACCCTGCTGGACGCCCTGTCCCAGGAAGCGTGCGCCGAACTGATCGGCAAGCTGGCGGACGCGGGGCTCGACCGCGTGACCGTGCCCGAGGGCGTGGCGCGGGTCAGCCGGATCGCGATGGGCCAGGCCGCCAAGTACCAGGCCCTGATGTGCATCCACGGCAAGCCCGCCATGCCCGACGACACCGCCCGCCGGCTCATGGAGCCCCTCACCGCCCTGTTCGTACGCGGCTCCGCCGACGGCACCTGGCGCACGGATCTCGGCCCCGACACCCTCCTCGACCTCTACAGCGCGCTCCTCCAGGGCGCCCTGGGCCAGGCCCTGCACGCCAAACTGGGCGTGGAACCCGCTGCCGCCGCCGTCACCTCGGTCTTCATGCACGGCGCGGGCACGCGGCGCCCGGTGAACGAGAACCTGGTGAACAGTCCGTCCCCGGCGGGCTTCTGA
- a CDS encoding MFS transporter, whose amino-acid sequence MADAASAPPPPSHLRRIVAASLIGTTIEWYDFFLYGSAAALVFNKLFFPDSEPLVGTLLSFLTYAVGFAARPIGALVFGHYGDRLGRKKLLVLSLLMMGGATFAIGLLPTHATVGVAAPVLLTLLRLVQGFALGGEWGGAVLLVSEHGDAKRRGFWASWPQTGAPAGQLLATGVLSALTALTSDAAFESWGWRIPFLLSGVLVIIGLWIRLSVDESPLFKEALARADERKTASGAAEKMPVVAVLRHHWRDVLVAMGARMAENISYYVITAFILVYATTAADLSKQTALNAVLIASAFHFAVIPLWGALSDRVGRKPVYLVGAVGVGLWMFPFFALIDTRSFGNLLLAVTVGLFFHGAMYAPQAAFFSELFATRMRYSGASIGAQFSSVAAGAPAPLIATALLADYDSSTPVALYVIAAALLTVLALVCAKETRHRDLAEVGPGSASASGSEAEAPRDAAQTV is encoded by the coding sequence ATGGCCGACGCAGCATCCGCTCCCCCACCGCCCTCGCACCTCCGGCGCATCGTCGCCGCCAGCCTCATCGGCACGACCATCGAGTGGTACGACTTCTTCCTCTACGGGTCGGCGGCCGCGCTGGTCTTCAACAAGCTGTTCTTCCCGGACTCCGAACCGCTCGTCGGAACGCTGCTGTCCTTCCTGACGTACGCGGTCGGCTTCGCCGCACGGCCCATCGGGGCGCTGGTGTTCGGCCACTACGGCGACCGGCTCGGGCGCAAGAAGCTGCTGGTGCTGAGCCTGCTGATGATGGGCGGGGCGACGTTCGCGATCGGGCTGCTGCCGACGCACGCGACCGTCGGCGTCGCCGCGCCCGTGCTGCTCACCCTGCTCCGGCTGGTGCAGGGGTTCGCGCTCGGCGGTGAGTGGGGCGGGGCCGTCCTGCTGGTATCCGAGCATGGGGACGCGAAGCGGCGCGGGTTCTGGGCGTCGTGGCCGCAGACCGGTGCGCCGGCCGGTCAGTTGCTGGCCACCGGGGTGCTCTCCGCGCTCACCGCGCTGACCTCGGACGCGGCGTTCGAGTCGTGGGGGTGGCGCATTCCGTTCCTGCTGTCCGGGGTGCTCGTGATCATCGGTCTGTGGATTCGTCTCTCTGTAGATGAATCGCCTCTGTTCAAGGAGGCCCTGGCCCGCGCCGACGAGCGGAAGACCGCTTCCGGGGCCGCCGAGAAGATGCCCGTCGTGGCCGTGCTGCGGCATCACTGGCGCGATGTGCTGGTCGCCATGGGGGCGCGGATGGCGGAGAACATCAGCTATTACGTGATCACCGCGTTCATCCTCGTCTACGCGACGACCGCGGCGGACCTGAGCAAGCAGACGGCGCTCAACGCCGTGCTCATCGCGTCGGCCTTCCACTTCGCCGTGATCCCGCTGTGGGGCGCGCTCTCCGACCGGGTGGGGCGCAAGCCCGTCTATCTGGTGGGCGCGGTCGGCGTGGGCCTGTGGATGTTCCCGTTCTTCGCGCTGATCGACACCCGGAGCTTCGGGAACCTGCTGCTGGCCGTCACGGTCGGGCTGTTCTTCCACGGGGCGATGTACGCGCCGCAGGCGGCGTTCTTCTCGGAGCTGTTCGCGACCCGGATGCGCTACTCGGGCGCGTCGATCGGCGCGCAGTTCTCGTCCGTCGCGGCGGGCGCGCCCGCACCGCTCATCGCCACGGCCCTGCTCGCCGACTACGACAGCTCGACGCCCGTCGCCCTGTACGTGATAGCCGCCGCGCTCCTCACGGTGCTGGCTCTGGTCTGCGCCAAGGAGACCCGTCACCGGGACCTCGCGGAGGTCGGACCCGGGTCCGCGTCCGCGTCGGGGTCCGAGGCCGAGGCGCCCCGGGACGCCGCGCAGACCGTCTGA
- a CDS encoding NUDIX hydrolase — protein sequence MAIPDFIREIRATAGQQLLLLPGVTAVVFDAEGRVLLGRRADTGEWSVIGGISEPGEQPATTAEREVYEETAVRCVAERVVLTQALPPIQYENGDRCQFLDITFRCRATGGTARVNDDESLEVGWFPVDALPDLAEFALFRIKQALTDGPTWFESTAPQE from the coding sequence ATGGCCATTCCTGACTTCATCCGCGAGATCCGTGCCACCGCCGGGCAGCAGCTGCTCCTGCTGCCCGGTGTCACCGCCGTCGTCTTCGACGCCGAGGGCAGAGTGCTCCTCGGCCGCCGTGCCGACACCGGCGAGTGGTCCGTGATCGGCGGCATCTCCGAGCCGGGCGAACAGCCCGCGACGACGGCGGAGCGCGAGGTGTACGAGGAGACCGCCGTGCGCTGCGTGGCGGAGCGGGTCGTCCTCACCCAGGCGCTGCCGCCCATTCAGTACGAGAACGGCGACCGCTGCCAGTTCCTCGACATCACCTTCCGCTGCCGCGCCACCGGCGGCACGGCCCGGGTCAACGACGACGAGTCGCTGGAGGTCGGCTGGTTCCCCGTGGACGCGCTGCCCGACCTGGCCGAGTTCGCGCTCTTCCGGATCAAGCAGGCGCTGACCGACGGGCCCACCTGGTTCGAGTCCACCGCCCCGCAGGAGTAG
- the lnt gene encoding apolipoprotein N-acyltransferase, with product MSTTIAQVGEPQSPAPAPRAGGLPQRLARPAAAVLSGVMLYLSFPPRPLWWLVLPGFALLGWVLYERRARAAFGLGLLAGLGFMLPLLHWTGEEVGPVPWLALAAAEALFVAVGCIGISAVSRLPGGPLWAAAVWTLDEAVRARVPFGGFPWGKIAFGQADSVFLPLAALGGTPLLSFAVVLCGFGLFEAVRRFARYRTTGELRLAATVATAATVLVPVAAAFASLPLVDDSAEDGTATVAAIQGNVPRLGLDFNAQRRAVLDNHAKRTEQLARDVKAGKVPQPDLVLWPENSSDLDPYRNPDARIVIDDAVKAIGAPTVIGAVVEPDSGPLRNTLIQWEPDKGPVATYDKRHIQPFGEYMPMRSFVRIFSSDVDRVQRDFGPGKKVGVFDLGGTYTGLVTCYEAAFDDAVRDTVEHGAQLIAVPSNNATFGRSEMTYQQLAMSRVRAVEHSRAVVVPVTSGVSAIIRPDGTVAEKTKMFTPDALVDEVPLRSSLTPATRMGPLPEGILVLLALGALGWAGALAVRARRVR from the coding sequence GTGAGCACCACCATCGCCCAGGTCGGCGAACCGCAGAGCCCCGCCCCCGCCCCTCGCGCAGGCGGGCTGCCGCAGCGCCTCGCGCGGCCCGCGGCCGCCGTCCTCTCCGGCGTGATGCTGTACCTCAGCTTCCCGCCCCGGCCCCTGTGGTGGCTGGTTCTGCCCGGTTTCGCCCTGCTCGGCTGGGTGTTGTACGAGCGCCGGGCCCGCGCCGCGTTCGGGCTCGGGCTGCTCGCCGGGCTCGGCTTCATGCTGCCCCTGCTGCACTGGACCGGCGAGGAGGTCGGCCCGGTGCCGTGGCTGGCCCTCGCCGCCGCCGAGGCGCTGTTCGTCGCGGTCGGCTGCATCGGCATCTCCGCCGTCTCCCGGCTCCCCGGCGGACCGCTGTGGGCGGCCGCGGTCTGGACGCTGGACGAGGCGGTCCGCGCCCGGGTGCCGTTCGGCGGCTTCCCCTGGGGCAAGATCGCCTTCGGCCAGGCGGACAGCGTCTTCCTGCCGCTCGCCGCGCTCGGCGGCACCCCGCTGCTCTCCTTCGCTGTGGTGCTCTGCGGCTTCGGCCTGTTCGAGGCGGTGCGCCGCTTCGCCCGCTACCGGACCACCGGCGAACTGCGGCTCGCGGCCACCGTGGCGACGGCGGCGACCGTCCTCGTCCCCGTGGCGGCGGCCTTCGCTTCGCTGCCGCTCGTGGACGACTCCGCAGAGGACGGCACCGCGACCGTCGCCGCGATCCAGGGCAACGTGCCCCGCCTCGGCCTCGACTTCAACGCCCAGCGCCGCGCGGTCCTGGACAACCACGCGAAGCGCACGGAGCAGCTGGCCCGGGACGTGAAGGCCGGCAAGGTCCCGCAGCCGGACCTCGTCCTGTGGCCGGAGAACTCCTCCGACCTCGACCCGTACCGCAACCCGGACGCGCGGATCGTCATCGATGACGCCGTGAAGGCCATCGGGGCGCCGACCGTCATCGGCGCGGTCGTCGAGCCCGACAGCGGCCCCCTGCGCAACACCCTGATCCAGTGGGAACCGGACAAGGGCCCCGTCGCCACGTACGACAAGCGGCACATCCAGCCGTTCGGCGAGTACATGCCGATGCGCTCCTTCGTCCGCATCTTCAGCTCGGACGTCGACCGGGTGCAGCGCGACTTCGGCCCCGGCAAGAAGGTCGGCGTCTTCGACCTCGGGGGCACCTACACCGGTCTGGTCACCTGCTACGAGGCCGCGTTCGACGACGCCGTACGCGACACGGTCGAGCACGGCGCCCAGCTGATCGCCGTCCCCAGCAACAACGCCACCTTCGGCCGCAGCGAGATGACGTACCAGCAGCTGGCGATGTCCCGGGTGCGCGCCGTCGAGCACAGCCGGGCCGTCGTCGTCCCCGTCACCAGCGGCGTCAGCGCCATCATCCGCCCGGACGGCACGGTGGCCGAGAAGACGAAGATGTTCACCCCGGACGCCCTGGTGGACGAGGTGCCGCTGCGCTCCTCGCTGACCCCGGCGACCCGGATGGGACCGCTGCCCGAGGGCATCCTGGTCCTGCTCGCGCTCGGCGCGCTCGGCTGGGCGGGCGCCCTGGCGGTGCGCGCCCGGCGGGTCCGCTGA